The genomic region AATGGGATTTGTTGTTAAAGAAGAAATAGAACGTGCAATCGGGGGAGGCTTTTCATTTCGGGACCGGAAAGCCATTGCCGATAACTTGGGAGGGTTGCCATTTGCAGGAGGGATGGCAGTGTTCTGTTTCGAAGGGTTCGGAATGACATTGGCTCTGGAGCAATCAATGAAAGAGAGGAATACATTCCCTAAGGTGTTAGGCATGGCATTTACTTGGATTACACTTATGTATGTTCTGTTTGGGAGTTTCGGTTATTTAGCTTATGGTGATGAAACAAAAGATATCATAACACTAAATCTTCCTAACAATTGGACAGCCACTGCAGTCCAGGTAATCGATTGATCTTCTCCTTTGTTTCTTTTGCGTGCAACCTGTGTTATTCGGTCTCTTCATTTGCTGTGCTCCTTGGCAACAGATTGGCTTATGCCTAGGGCTCGTATTTACGTTCCCCATCATGGTTCACCCCGTTAACGAAATCTTGGAAGGGAAGTTGAAGAAAATTATGTGGTTCAGAAGCTCAACAACAATGATGCTGAAAATTCAATTACAGGATTAGGCAAGCTAGGAACGTACACCAGCAGGGCGGTTCTAATAATCGGTTTAGCGGTTTTGGCATCATATGTTCCGGGGTTTGGTATATTTGCGTCGCTTGTTGGGAGTACTGTATGTGCATTGATCTCGTTCGTTTTGCCCGCCTCTTTTCACTTAACTTTGTTGGGATCATCTTTGAGCTTGTGGCAGAAAGCCTTGGATTGTTGCATCCTATTGTGTGGATTGATTTTTGCAGCTTATGGTACATATAACACCATAGTTGGAAtctgaaaaaacaaaaatatatattggttATGGTAAAAATTGAATGGAAAATTCAGTTCGATTAgattaatgaaatatttgaacAGAAAAAGTAGACTTGTTAAGCTGACattgttttcatttaaaatactTGATTTTGATGTATAATTGTAGTCGAGACAGTCTTCTACTCAATATAACATCGAATATACCATCTTGATTAATGATCATCTTTTTAGGGTCCTTTTGGATGGATGGTGCGTTTACttgtggttagtgtaaaaacaacaaTGGCAATGAGATTAATTATTGTAACaatgagattagatactataacgtaagactaaaaataataataacaaactcACTGCATTGGTTCATAGCATAATGGTAACAGACCTGAAATCCCTCATAGGGGACCTTTCCTTACAAAGCTTAAAAGCACACATAATGAATCCTCCTCGTGCCTTCATGAAAGAGTAGGAAGCTTTATAATTTTTCAGTCTATAAAGTGAAATAAGGCCGGGATCTAACTACCCTTAAAATGCAGAAATGTGCTTATTCACCCATCAAATTTAAATGGTTGTATCTTGACTCCGACCCACATTTCATAATAATCTAAGAAGCATTTTCATGAAGAGTTAGTCCAGTATATTTTTCTCTAATATATACTTATGTGTTGATTTAATATCACATATCTATAGCAACACTTGTCATTAATCAAACACatattagtctcaatgcattttTGTTATCCTAGTTCAAGTAATACTTGACTAAAGACATTTAAGAATGATCATAtctttttttcgattttatcattatacgtttattttaacatgaaaataagTACGAAAACAATGATGGCAaagtatttattaataattgcAATATCATATAATTGGTCTTTGAGCATTCTCCAACATCAACTACAATAGTAACTTTGGTTTTAACCTTTGAGACCATCTCAAAATACTAATTCTCTGTGAAACATTAAagtgaatataaaaaaatacctataaaatcaatttagggtgactaataatttaatgatattgaatgtaatcattttgaataatttagtaatCATTTTGTGACTTTTTAAAATAGGGTggctaataatttaatgatattgaatgtaatgttgggaaatgtgtccatattatagtaaacatctaattatttttatttatttgaacgataaataaatgaagttaatttcacatttcttttttttttttgtcttttatattttacatgcatagcgaaattgtgacaagcaaatattagctcattgattgtgaTAAGTcttaaaagtaacatgtttttaatcccattcttgatgcgtttttggatgatttattatgtaaactagtgaatttgatgttccta from Gossypium raimondii isolate GPD5lz chromosome 1, ASM2569854v1, whole genome shotgun sequence harbors:
- the LOC105786267 gene encoding LOW QUALITY PROTEIN: amino acid transporter ANT1 (The sequence of the model RefSeq protein was modified relative to this genomic sequence to represent the inferred CDS: deleted 2 bases in 1 codon) codes for the protein MEKNSERIPLINPSPSSSTTEGRASKFQTIGNIIVSIVGTGVLGLPFAFRVAGWLAGSLGVILAGFATFYCMLLLVQCRDKSASENKLQGTITYGDLGYICIGKPGRYLTEFLIFISQCGGSVAYLVFIGQNLVSVFKGQTFSVASYIFLLVPIEIALSWIGSLSAFSPFSIFADICNVLAMGFVVKEEIERAIGGGFSFRDRKAIADNLGGLPFAGGMAVFCFEGFGMTLALEQSMKERNTFPKVLGMAFTWITLMYVLFGSFGYLAYGDETKDIITLNLPNNWTATAVQIGLCLGLVFTFPIMVHPVNEILEGKLKKIMWFRSNNNDAENSITGLGKLGTYTSRAVLIIGLAVLASYVPGFGIFASLVGSTVCALISFVLPASFHLTLLGSSLSLWQKALDCCILLCGLIFAAYGTYNTIVGI